The following coding sequences are from one Eucalyptus grandis isolate ANBG69807.140 chromosome 11, ASM1654582v1, whole genome shotgun sequence window:
- the LOC104425675 gene encoding cytochrome P450 76A1 produces the protein MSEPINSFFVLICALFVSATLLVSLRWKKSRSCRLPPGPPGWPIFGNMFNLGMMPHRTLAGLRQKYGPVIWLRLGSIDTMVILSSRVATEFFKNQDLNFAERTVTDLMRSHDYHEGSVALAPYGSYWRMSRRLLTVDMLVAKRLNETAPIRRKCIDKMPTWIGEAASAEKVRLGEGIHLARFVFLTTFNLLGNLMLSRDLFDPDSKVGSDFFVAMAGLMEWTGHANIADLFPWLRWLDPQGLRRKMDRDMGKAMRIASDFVRERIEERKIGREDDRRDFLDVLLEFEGNGKDEPAKLSEKQINTFILEIFLAGAETTSSTIEWAELLLNPESMVKVKSELSQVVGSARKVQEADIDQLPYLQAVVKETFRLHPPIPFLVPRRAMRDTVFMGYDIPKNTQVFVNTWAIGRDPDVWMDPMVFKPERFIGSKLDYKGQHFEFIPFGAGRRMCAGVPLAHRVLHLAFGSLLHEFDWEFNGRKDPKTIDMRDRLGVTMRKYEPLLAVPKSRSM, from the exons ATGAGCGAACCgattaattcatttttcgtaTTGATCTGTGCCCTCTTTGTGTCCGCTACTTTACTTGTTTCCCTTCGCTGGAAAAAGTCAAGGTCATGTCGGCTACCACCGGGACCCCCCGGATGGCCGATATTTGGCAACATGTTTAATCTTGGGATGATGCCTCATCGAACCCTAGCCGGCCTCCGCCAAAAATACGGCCCGGTAATTTGGCTTAGACTAGGCTCCATAGACACCATGGTGATTCTCTCAAGCAGAGTTGCAACCGAGTTCTTCAAGAACCAAGACCTCAATTTCGCAGAGCGTACCGTCACTGATCTCATGCGTTCTCACGACTACCACGAGGGATCCGTCGCCCTAGCCCCATACGGCTCATATTGGCGGATGTCAAGGCGGTTGCTGACAGTGGACATGCTAGTTGCCAAGCGGCTCAACGAAACAGCTCCGATCCGGAGAAAATGCATTgacaaaatgccgacgtggatCGGGGAGGCGGCGTCTGCAGAGAAGGTCCGACTTGGAGAAGGTATTCATCTGGCGCGCTTCGTATTCCTCACAACTTTCAATTTGCTAGGGAATCTCATGCTGTCCCGAGACTTGTTTGATCCGGACTCGAAGGTTGGGTCGGACTTCTTTGTGGCAATGGCCGGATTGATGGAGTGGACAGGCCATGCGAACATCGCAGACCTGTTCCCGTGGCTGCGGTGGTTGGACCCGCAAGGGCTGAGGAGGAAGATGGATCGGGATATGGGGAAGGCCATGAGGATCGCTTCGGATTTTGTGAGAGAGAGGATCGAGGAGAGGAAGATCGGCAGAGAAGACGATCGGAGGGATTTTCTGGATGTGTTGCTAGAGTTCGAAGGAAACGGGAAGGACGAGCCGGCCAAGCTTTCTGAGAAGCAAATCAACACATTCATACTG GAAATATTTTTGGCCGGTGCGGAAACAACGAGCAGCACTATCGAATGGGCAGAACTCCTACTGAACCCAGAATCCATGGTCAAGGTCAAATCCGAGCTGTCCCAGGTGGTCGGGTCCGCCCGAAAGGTTCAGGAAGCCGACATAGACCAGCTTCCATACCTGCAAGCAGTTGTGAAGGAAACCTTCAGGCTCCACCCGCCAATCCCATTCCTTGTGCCACGGCGGGCAATGCGCGACACCGTCTTCATGGGCTACGACATACCCAAAAACACACAGGTCTTTGTGAACACTTGGGCGATCGGTAGAGACCCGGATGTCTGGATGGACCCTATGGTTTTTAAGCCCGAGAGGTTCATCGGATCGAAGTTGGATTATAAGGGTCAACATTTCGAGTTCATTCCATTTGGAGCAGGTCGAAGGATGTGTGCCGGCGTGCCCTTGGCACATCGCGTGCTTCATTTGGCTTTCGGCTCCCTACTTCATGAGTTCGATTGGGAGTTTAATGGCCGCAAGGATCCAAAGACGATTGATATGAGAGATAGGTTGGGGGTGACcatgaggaagtatgagcctttGCTAGCGGTACCCAAAAGTAGATCAATGTGA